In the Sandaracinus amylolyticus genome, TGATCGTCGTCGATGTTCCGCCACATCGGGTGCACCGCGCTCGCGCCGGTGTGGGTGACGATCAGCGGCTGCGCGCGGTCGTGCACCTCGACCGCGTCCCAGAAGCCCTTCGGGCTGACGTGCGCGAGATCGACGAGCACCTTCGCGTCGTTCAGGCGCTTCACCATCTCGCGCCCCGCGTCGGTCAGCCCGCGATCACCGCGCAGGCGCAGCGGGCTCGAGGTGTCGCCGTAGATCGAGTTCGAGAGGTGCACGAGCGTCACGCGCGTGATCAGCCCGCCGCCGATCGACGCCACGTTCTCCTCGGCGCCCTCGAGCGCGTTGCCGCCCTGCACTGCGAGCAGCGCCGCGTGCTTTCCCTGCGCGCGCGCCGCGCGGTACTCGCTCGGCGTGCGCACCGCGGTGATCGCGCCGCTGCGCTCGAGCGTGCGCTGCAGGTCGCGCAGGTTGGTCTCGAGCAGCGCGGGACGCGCGCTCGCACCGCGCGCGATGTTGGTCGCGATCGACCACATCGCGCCGGTGAGCCCGCCCTCGAGCGCGCGCGGCACGTCGAGGTGCCCGAAGAATCGCCCCCCCAGCGGGCCGAGCCGATTCCGCGCGAGCAGGTCGTAGCCCCACAGGCGCGGCGGGATGAACGACTCGAGGTGCAGATCGATCACCTCGCACGACCACGCGAGCTCCACGGCCTCGCGCGGCACACCCGCGGCGCGCGCCACGTCGCCGGCATCGCGATCGTTCGCGCGCGCCACGACCGCGCTCATCGCGACACGCCGAACTGCACGCGGTGACCCCCGAGGGCCGGGAGCTCGGCGACGAAGCGGCTGCCGTCGACGCGCGCCGGCCACATCTGCCAGCGCGTCTGGGTCGCGCCGCCGAGGTGGGTGTCTCCGACCTCTTCCTCGTGGCCGAGCGCGAGATCGGCGGGCTGGAACCCCTGGGGCAGCACGATCGCAGGCGCCGAGAGGCGGAACTGGCCGCTCGCGGCACGCATCGCCGGCGAGATCTCGAGCGCCGGTCCGAGCGGGCGCTTGGTCTCCTGGTTCCACGCCTCGCGCGCGTCGGGCGCGACGTGGAAGTGGATCTCCACGTCGCTCTCGAGCGCGCCCGCCGGGATCTCGAGGCGCGCGCCGTTCGCGAGCTCGAGCGTGCCGCCGGACGATCCGACGGTCGCGCTCACCTCGCGCTCACCTCGCGCGCTGACGGGGCCGCGATGCACCGGCGCGGGTGCTCGCTCCTCGACGGGCATCGTCTGCGCGGTCGTGCTGCTCGCGCTCGTGCCACCACCACCACACGCACCGATCGCGAGCGCGACCCCGATCGCTCCCACCATCCAACGTCGTCGCATCATGGGCTTTCCCCTCCCGTGCGCTCCCGAACGTGATCCCCTGGGCGTGTCGTGCGAGCGAGTCGCGATCGACACATCGCCAAGCATCCTACTTCCTGCGACGAAGCCATGCGAGCAGGCCTCGAGAAGCCGTCGTTGACCGCGCGCAGCGGGCTTTGGCAGTCTCCCGTTCGTGTCGCTCCGCGCTCGTGCCGCTGCGCTCGTCGCGCTCTTCGGATGCGTCGGATGCGGCACGGTCGATCTCGGCGACAACATCGTCCCGCCCGACCTCATGCTCGACGAGGACTTCTTCTACTGCCGCATCCAGCCCGAGGTGATCGAGCCGCAGGGCTGCGCGGGCGGTGGCGCGGGCGAGATGGGGATGTGCCACACGGCGCGATCGGCGCTCCGTCTCGTCGACACGACGGGCATCGCGCCGCCGACGTGCGCCGACGATCGCGTCGAGGGCACGGTGCCGGCGGAGTACGTCGAGAACTTCCAGGCGGTGCAGTTCACCGTGCAGAGCGATCCGCTCTCGAGCCCGTTCTACCGCCGTCCGACCGGGCTCGACTCGCACCCGCGCGTGATCTTCCCGGAGAGCTCGCCCGAGGCGGATCTGATCGCGATGTGGATCGCGCGGGGTGGGCTCTGATGCGCGCGCTGCTCGCGCTGATGATCGCGCTCGCCGTTCCATCGATCGTGCACGCGCAGGATCCAGCGCCGAGCACCGAGAGCACGAGCGAAGAGGACGCACCGGTCGGCGTGTTCGCGCGGGTGATCGTCGATCGCACGGTGATGCGCAGCGGGCCCGGCGCGGCGTTCCGCGGGGTGCGCAGCGCGCGTCGTGGCGACGTGTTCCCGATCGTCGAGCGCGGGACGCGCGGCTACTGGTTCCGGGTCGAGCTGCCCGATGCGACGCACGCGTGGATCTCCGGCGACGCGGTGTACACGCACGAGCTCTCGGCGGAAGAAGCGTCGCAGGGACGCTTCCTTCCCGAGGTGTTCGCGCCCGCGCCGCTGCTCCAGGCGACCGGCGAGCTGCACTTCGGCTTCGGTGTGCTGGGCGTGAACGACCCCAACGGGTTCATGACGATCCGCCCGACGATCTACATCGCGCCGGAGATCGGCATCGAGGCGACGCTCGCCGCCGCGGTGGGCGAAGGCGGGCGGCTGATGATCGGCACGCTCGGCGGGCTCGTGAACGTGTTCCCCGACTCGCCCGTGGTCCCCTTTCTCGCCGCGGGCGGCGGGTTCGTGGTGAGCGATCCCAACGCCGACTCGTTCTTGCTGCAGTCGGGCGTGACCGGCGCGCTCTACGCGGGCGGCGGGCTCCGCATCGCGTTCCGCTATCGCATCACGCTGCGGCTCGAGGCGCGCGCGTGGGCGATCTACGAGGAGAACCGCTACGTCGCGCAGGAGGAGCTCAGTGCTGGCTTTACTGTGTTCTTCTGAGCGAGTGCGGCTCGCACTGGTGATCGTGCTCGTCGGCGCGCTCGCAGAGGGATGCGTGACGGTGCGGCCCGAGGAGCGCGAGTTCCTCGCCGATCCCGCGATGACGTTCGGCTCCGAAGGCGAAGCGGGCGCGCACGAGGCGCACGTGCTCTCGAACCGCGAGGGCAGCTACGGCGCGGCCGGCGTCACGGGCGGCGGCTGCGGGTGCAACTGATGCTCCGTGCGATCGCGATCGCGTGCGCGCTCCTGCTCCTGGCGAGCTCGCTCGCATCGGCGCAGAGCGGCGAGATCGGCGTCGCGGGGACGCTCTATCACGAGGGCGGCGGGCCACTGAACATGACCGTCGTCACGCCCGGCGTGAGCGCGTCGGTGGATCCGATCGAGGAGCTCACGATCCGCGCGGGCTGGGAGGCCGACATCGTGAGCGGCGCGAGCGTCGCCGTGGTCGATGCGCCGGCCCCCGAGGTCGACGTGATCTCGACCGCGACCCAGCTCTTCGACTTCCGCAACGTGATCTCGGGCGGCGCCGAGGTGCGCAGCGACTACGGCGCGATCCGCGCGGGGTACGCGTACGGCTTCGAGAACGACTACCGCAGCCACGCGATGACGCTCGGCGCGCGCGCCGAGGCGTTCGAGCGCACCGCGGCGTTCGACATCTCGTACGCGCGCGGCTGGGACGAGGTCTGCGACGTCTTTCAGCCGCGCAACCAGGAGCCCGTCGATCGACGTCGTCTCGCGAGCTCCGAGGGATGCTTCGGCGACAGCCCGGAGCTCACCGAGCGCCCGGTCGAGCTGCAGACGTTCCAGGGCTCGTGGACCCAGGCGTGGGCGCCGATCTTCACGACGCAGCTCACGGTCACCGCGCAGCTCGTCGACGGCTTCCAGAGCAATCCGTACCGCGCGGTGTGGCTCGGCCGCACTGCGGCCCAGGAGCACCACCCGGACTTCCGCGCGCGGTACGCGGCGGCGCTGGGCGCGCGCCTGTGGCTGCAGCCGCTCTCGGCCGCGCTCCAGGCGAACGTGCGCGGCTATCGCGACACCTGGGACGTCACGAGCATCACTGCGGAGCTCGCCTACGAGCAGGTGATCGAGGGCGCGCTGCGCATCCGCGTGCGCGGCCGCTACTACAACCAGACCGGCGCCGCGTTCTACAGCGACGACTACGCGCTCGCGCCGCGCGGCCAGTTCTTCACCGGCGATCGCGAGCTCTCACCGATGTGGAGCACGCTCGTCGGCGCACAGATCGCGTACACGATCTCGTCCGGTGCCGACGGAGCCGCGCTCGGGTTCCTGCGCTCCTTCGATCTGCTGCTCAAGGGCGACTGGCTGCACCACGATTTTCCGAGCTTCCACTATGGTCGCGTCGCCGTGCCCAACGTCGACGGGCTCATCGTGACGCTCGCGCTGGAGGCTGCGTTCTGATCATGTCGATGCTCCGCTCCTTGCCGCTGGTGCTCGCGGCGATCTTGTCGCTCGCGGGATGCAACCGGCGCGGCTCGCTCCTCGATCAGCCTCCGGCCGCGACCGGCGATGCGACGCGGCCCGGCGCACGCCCTCCCGGCAGCGCACGTGGCAGCGCGCGGCCGCCCGCGGGCACGAGCTGCATGGGCCGCGAGGACTGCCCCAGCGATCAGGTCTGCGTCGATCGCGTGTGCCGCTATCGCGAGACGAGCGTCGCAGGCGAGATCCTCGCGACCGCAGCGCGCGCGCAGGTCGAGGCGGGCGACTGGGAAGGCGCGATCCGCACCTTCGATCAGGCGATCGAGCACTACGACACCGCGCACGCACCGGTGCCGCCCGACCTGCTCTGCGCGTCGGCGTCGCTCGTGCTTCGCACCGCGTCGGACGCCGAGGGTCGCGAGCGGGGCGCGCGCCGCGCCGATGCGTGCTTCCGCGCGTCGCTGCCGGGCTCGCCCGAGCGCGAGGAGGTGCGCCGCGCCGTGGCCCGTCTTCGCTTCGAGGGGCTCGACACCGCGCTCTTCGATCGCACCGAGCCGGCCGAGCGCTTCTTCACGCAGGAGCCGAGCCGCCCGACCGTCGACGCGCTCGCGATCGACGTCGAGCTGCCGGAGAGCGAGGACCCCGGCGTCGCCCAGGTGCGCGAGCAGCTCGCGGGCGAAGCGGCGCGCCGCGCGATCGCGGAGTGCTTCGTCCAGGACTGGGAGCTGCGCCACGAGCGCAGCGCGTCGGCCTCGCTGATCGTGCGTTACGCGACGCGCCTCCACGACATGGGCACCTACGACACGTACGAGCCGACGATCAGCGTCGAGAAGACGACGGTCGCCGAGGACGGGTTCGAGCCCTGTGTCGCGCGCTCGCTGTCCGGCGCGATCGCCGCGCCGCGCGCCAGCCGCGTGGTCGCGTGGCAGACGTCGATGTCGATCACCGCGAGCGTCCAGTAAAGCGCGTCGCTCGCGCCTGAGTGACGTTTGCCTCGATCGCCGGAAGAGCCTATTTTCCGCCGGCTCCGATGACGACGAAGCAGCACGCGTGGGCCGTGATCATGGCGGGCGGCTCGGGGACGCGGTTCTGGCCGCTCTCGCGCAAGGCGCACCCCAAGCAGCTCCTTCCACTCGCCGGGAGCGACGCGTCGCTGCTCGCGGAGACGGTGCGTCGCATCGCGCCGATCATCCCGGCGGAGCGCGTGGTGGTGGTCACCGCCGAGCACCTCGCCGACGCGACACGCGCCGCGCTGCCGAACGTGCCCGCGGAGAACGTCCTCGCCGAGCCGGTCGGTCGCAACACCGCGCCGTGCGTGGGCTGGGCCGCGGCGCACGTGCGGCGTCGTGATGCCGACGGCATCGTCGCGGTGCTCGCTGCGGATCACCACATCGGCGACGAGCCCGGGTTCCTCACGATCCTCGAGCGCGCGCTCGGCGCCGCGGAGCACGGCGAGCTGGTCACGCTCGGCATCAAGCCGACCCGCCCCGAGACCGGCTATGGCTACCTCGAGGTCGGCGAGGAGCTCGGGCCGGGCGTCTATCGCGCGCGCCGCTTCGTCGAGAAGCCGAACCGCGCGCGCGCCGAGCAGTTCCTGACGTCGGGCTCGTTCCTCTGGAACAGCGGGATGTTCTTCTTCCGCGCGAGCTCGGTGCTCGACGCGATCCGCGTGCACCTGCCGGGGCTCGGCGCCGCGCTCGAGCGCTTCGATCACGCAGCGGAGCAAGGGCGCGAGCAGGACGTGGTGCGCGCGGAGTACGCGGCGCTGCCCTCGATCTCGATCGACCACGGCGTGATGGAGAAAGAGGATCGCGTCGTGGTGGTGCCCGGCGACTTCGGATGGTCCGACGTCGGGAGCTGGCTGACCGCTTGGGAGCTCGCCGCGAAGGACGCGCAGAACAACGCGGTCGCGGCCGGCGGCGCGAGCGACGACGTGGTGCTCGTCGACGCGACGGGCTCGTACGTGCGCGCGCCGCAGGGCAAGGTCGTCGCGCTGATCGGCGTGCGCGATCTCGTCGTGGTCGACACCGAGGACGCGCTGCTCGTGGTCCCGCGCGATCGCGCGCAGGACGTGCGCGCCGTCGTCGACGCGCTCAAGGCGCGCAAGCGCGACGACAAACTCTGATTCGACATCGCGATCGCCGATCGCGATGGGTGGGAGACGCTCATGGCCTCGATCCCGAATCCGTTCGTGTTCCGCGAGTACGACGTGCGTGGCGTCGCCGATCGCGATCTCAGCGACGACTTCGCGCTCTCGCTCGGGCGCGCGCTCGGCACGTTCTGGGCGCGCCGTGGACAGCGCCGCGTCGCGGTCGGTCGCGACTGCCGTCTGAGCTCGCCGCGCCTCCACGCCGCCCTGGTGCGCGGGATCCTCGAGACCGGCGCGCAGATCACCGACGTCGGCATGGTCCCGACGCCGCTGCTCTACTTCAGCGTGTTCCACCTCGGGCTCGACGGCGGCGTGCAGATCACCGGCAGCCACAACCCGCCCGAGGACAACGGCTTCAAGATCATGAGCGGCAAGGGGACGCTCTCCGGCGAGGAGATCCTCGAGCTGCGCCGCATCATCGAGCAGGACGACTTCGCGATCATCGGCGAGCGCGCGATCGGCGCGCCGGGCACCCGCACCGAGCTCGACATCCTGCCGGCGTACGAAGGCTTCGTGCGCGGCAACGTGAAGATGGCGCGCACCGATCTGCGCTTCGCGATCGACGCGGGCAACGGCGCGGGCGGCCCCGCTGCGCTCGGTGCGATGCGCGCCGCGGGGCTCGAGCCGATCGCCCTGCTCTGCGAGCCCGACGGCGCGTTCCCGGTGCACCACCCGGATCCCTCGCTGCCCGAGAACCTCGAGATGCTCGTCGCGACGGTGCGCGAGCTCGGGCTCGAGCTCGGCATCGCGTTCGACGGCGATGCGGATCGCATCGGCGTGATCGACGCGCGCGGCGACACGCTCTGGGGCGACAAGCTGATGATCGTGTTCGCGCGCGACGTGCTCGCGCGTCGCCCCGGCGCGGCGATCCTCGGCGAGGTGAAGTGCTCGCAGACGCTCTACGACGACGTCGCGAAGCACGGCGGGCGCCCGATCCTCTGGAAGACGGGGCACTCGCTCATCAAGAAGAAGATGAAGGAAGAGCACGCGCTGCTCGCGGGCGAGATGAGCGGCCACGTGTTCTTCGCGGATCGCTACTTCGGCTACGACGACGCGATCTACGCGGCGCTGCGTCTGCTCGAGATCGTGGCGCGCAGCGATCGCCCGCTGCACGAGCTGCTGCACGACGTGCCGAAGACCTTCGCGACGCCGGAGATCCGCGTGGACTGCGCCGACGATCGCAAGTTCGGGATCGTCGAGCGCGTGCGCGATCACTATCGCAAGACCCACGACGTCATCGACGTCGACGGCGCGCGCATCCTGTTCGGTGAAGGCGCGTGGGGCCTCGTGCGCGCGTCCAACACGCAGCCGGTGCTGGTGCTCCGCTTCGAGGCGGGCACGCCCGAGCGGCTCGATGCGATCCAGCGCGAGGTGGAGGCGCTGGTCGCGCAGACGAAAGAAGGATGAGCATGTCGACGCGCGCGATGGGTCTCGCTCCCGAGCTCTACGAGTACGTGCTCGCCTCGATGCCGCCCGAGCATCCGGTGCTCGCGTGGCTGCGCGAGGAGACCGCGAAGCTCGGTGGGATCTCGCGGATGCAGATCGGCAGCGATCAGGGCCAGCTCATGGCGCTCTTCGTGCGCATGGTCGCCGCGCGAAAGGTGCTCGAGATCGGCTGCTTCACCGGGTACAGCTCGACCGCGATGGCGCTCGCGATGGCGCCCGGCGGGACGCTGATCACGTGCGACGTGAGCGAGCCGTACACGAAGCTCGCGCAGCAGGCGTGGGCGCGCGCCGGCGTCGCGGATCGCGTGTCGCTGCGGCTCGCACCGGCGCTCGAGACGTGCGACGCGCTGATCGCCGCGGGTGAGAGCGGCACGTTCGATCTCGCGTTCATCGACGCCGACAAGAGCAACTACGACGGTTACTGGGAGCGCTGCATGACGCTGCTGCGCCCTGGCGGCGTGGTGCTCGTCGACAACGTGCTCTGGGGCGGCGCGGTGATCGATTCGACGATCGATGACGAAGACACTCGGGCCATCCGCCGTCTCAACGGGAAGGTCGGTCGCGACCCTCGCGTAGCCAGTGCCATGATCGGCGTCGGAGATGGGCTCACGATCGCCGTGCGATTGTGAGTGGCGGCGCGGGCGCAGCCGACCGTTCCGAGGTATCGAGCGGGCGTTTTCGCCAGGGGGTCCGATGATGAATCGTCTCTTCGCCGGTCTTGTCTTCGCCGCGGCGGCGCTGTGTGCGAACGCGGCGAGCGCGCAGGTGGTCATCCAGGGTGAAGGTCAGGCGGGCGGCGTGTACGGTCAGGGCACCGTCTACGTCGCGCCAGCGCAGGGTCAGACGCTCCAGGCGCAGCCTCAGCAGCAGCAATACGGCGCGTCGCCGTACGTCGCGCAGCAGCAGGGGCAGCCGCAGCCGGTCCGCACGGTCGTGCACACGTCGCCGACGATGGCGCTGCTGGTGCCGGGCGTGATCGCGCTGGGCGCGGGCTGGCTCATCCACGGTCTCGGCAGCCTCGGTGTCGCGGAGCAGTGCATCGGGTTCGAGTGCCCCGACGATCTCGGCACGTGGGTCGGGCTCGGGTGGATCCCGATCGCGGGGCCGTGGATCGCGTACGGCGCGACCGACTACTTGGGCGACTACGCGTGGTTCAACATCCTGTTCGGGATCGTGCAGGGCGTGGGCGCGGTGCTGACCGTGCTCGGCGTCGCGATCCAGCAGGAGTGGGAGGAGGCGGTCTACGTCGATCTCGGCGACGACGTGCGCCTCGCGTTCGACGGCGGTGGGAGCCAGGTGGGCGCGACGCTGAGCTGGTGATCCCGACGAGCTGGGTGCGACGGCGTCTCGGCCCAAGGCCGAGGCGCCGTTTGCGTTTTCCGTCGTGGATCCCGGCGGAACGGCGCTACCCTCCGCGCCGTCGCGCAAGCGGAAGTGAGGCTGTCGTTTGCCGTTCCGGATCGTCCCACCAGCGCTGGTCCTCGTTGCCGCGCTCTCCACACCTGCCCTCGCGCAGTCGCGCACCGGCGAGCGACTCGATCCCGCGATCGAACGCCGTGTCTCGGGCGAGGCCACCGTCGGCGTGCTCGAGCCGTACGGCAGTCACGACCGCCTGTACGGCGCGCTCGGTGTGTACGCGAGCGGCCGCCTGCACACCTGGGACGAGGGCGCGGAGGCACGCGGGATCGTCGAGCTCGACGGAACCCTGCGCGGCTTCTTCGGCGAGGTCTACGACGACGCGGGCTCGCTGCGCTGCTGCGCGATCGCGAGCTCGACGCTGTCGCTGATGATCGGGTGGACCGACGGCGCGAGCGTGCGGGTGCGCGGCGGCCCGGCGATCACGCTGCCGTTCGCGATGCTGAACAGCCGCGCGAGCTCCGCGCAGTACCTGACGCAGCTCGCGCTCGCTGCGACGGGGTTCTGGGACGCGTGGGAGGGCTTCGCGCTGGGCCCGAGCGCGCTCGCGCGCGCCGACGTCGACGTGCGATCCGGCGTGCTCATCGCCGGCGCCGACCTCGCGGCAGGCGCGGCGTTCTGGCTCTGGCGCGACGGCTTCTGGGACGAGCCGCCGATCGCCGTCGCGCACTATCAGATCGGCGGCTACGTCGGCATCGAGCCGATCGAGTGGCTCGCGCTGGGGACGCGCGTGCAGGTCGCTGGCTGGAGCGACTACGGCGACGGGCACGCCACGCCGAGCGACGCCGACGCGCAAGTCTCGCTCGTGCCCTTCGCGCGGTGGATGGGACCGCCGTGGTTCGTCGAGGTGCGCGGCACGATGAACCTGGACGAGCCGGTGGGATTCGCGAGCCGATCGCTGATGTGGGGCGTGCGCCTCGCGGCCGGCGTGGAGCTCGAGCCGTGATGCGCGCGGTGGTCATCGTCATCGCGTGCGTGCTCGCGTCGTGCGCGCGCGAGACCGAGCCCGACGAGCTTCGCTTCGTCGACGCATCGCTCCCCGATGGAAGCCCGTGGGGGCTCTTCGATGCGACGCCGAACCCGCGGCGCGATGCGGGTCCGCGTCCTCCTTCCTCTGCGCTCTCGTGGGGCGAGGACGAGCTCGTGCAGCTCTTCGTCGGCGACGCGGGGTACCTCGTCGTGCGGCGCGACGTCGTCCAGCGCTTCGATCGCGATGGCGTCGAGCGCGCGCGCTGGGATGCGCCGGAGCGCGTCGTCACGGCGGCGTTCGATGGTGCGCAGCTCACGGTCGTCGACGGTACGAGCGTCGTCGCGCTCGACGCCGATGCCCTGGTCGAGCAGATGCGCACGCCGCTCGCGCGGCGGTGCTCGTCGGCGACGATGCTCTCCGGCGCGCGCCTCGTGTGCCGCGATCGCGACGAAGCGTCGACGCACGGGCTGACGGTCTACGACGTCGTCTCGGGCGTCGAGCTCGGTCACGCCATCACGAGCGACCAGCGCAGCGTGCTGCATCTCTTCGCGGTGCCGGACGACGCTGCGGTCATCGCGCTGCCCGACGTGGCGTGGGCGTCGTGGGTCCAGCCGCGGCTCTATCGCGTCGAGGACGGAGTCGCTTCGGAGTGGGGCATCGCAGACGCACACGACTCGGAGTCCGCGGCTCCGTTCCTCGCGATCGTGCGCGGAGCGCCCGCGCGCGTGGTGAACGAGCGCGGCCACGTCTTCCGCTTCGACACCTGCGCCGAGGGCACGGCGCCGTGCTTCGAGCGCGATGGCTCACTCGGCACGATCGGAGTTCGCGAGTCGGTCGTCGCGATGGACGATCTCGATCACGATGCGGTGCTGACGCTCTCGCAACGCCAGGGCTCGACCGGGCCCCGATGCGTCGGAGGATGCGCGCTGCGTCGGACCGATCTGGCGACCCGCGCGGTGCTCGCGGAGGGCACGTTCGAAGGTCCCGTCGGAGGCGTCATCGCGGTGCGCTGGGATCCGCGCGGCGGCGCGGCGTTCGTCGCAGGGAGCACATCGTGCTCGGACGTGGCGTGCCGTGGCTGGAGCGTGACGCGCGTCGTGATGGAGGACGCTCGATGATGCGCCGCGTGCTGCTCGGAGCCCTGGTGATCGCGGTGCTCGCCGGATGCCGGGACAACGGCCCGCTCCCGGTGCTCGTCGACGATCCGTTCGCGCGCGATGCCGGGCCGCGGGACGCGGGGAGTCGTCGCGACGCGTGGATGCCGGAGGACCCCGGGCTTCCGGATCCACCGGACGCGCTGCGGAGCGGGCCCGAGGAGATCCTCGATCTCTTCGTGGCGGACGCAGGTCATCTCGTGGTGCTGCGTCGCGCGGTCGTGCTCGTCGATCGCACGGGCGGCGAGCTCACGCGCTGGACGATCGCGCGCGACATCACGGCGGTCGCGTTCGATGGCGCGCGGCTCGTCGTGGCGGACCGCGCGTTCGCGACCGAGCTCTCTCCGACGCTCGACGAACGCGGGGCGTTCCTGCTGACGCGCGAGTGCGTGCGCGCGACGATCGTCACGGACGCGCTCGTGTGTCGCGAGGAGCAGGCCGACGTGGTCTACGACCTCGCGACGGGCACGGAGCGCGCGCGACGCGAGCACCTTCGCTACGAAGGCACTTCGCCGCTCGTCGTCGTGCCGGGCGCGCCGGCGTTCGTCTCGAGCAGCTCGCAGTGGCTCGCGGTGCACCGGCTCGCAGAGGACGCGCTCGTCGCGGTGCACGACGACGACGTGCCCGACGGTTTTCGAGCACGGAGAGTTGCTCGCGATCAGCGCCGACCCACGGCGCGTGATCACGGAGCGGGGGCGCGTGCTCGATCTCGAGGCGTGCCTCACGGCCACCGGACCGGCGCGCTGCTTCGTCGAGCAGACCCGGCTCCGGCTGGTCGACGAGACCCACGAGCTCGTCGCGCTCTCGAGCGCCGGCGCGGGGGACGTCGTCGCGGTGATCGACGAGCCCCTGCGCCCGGGTTGGTCGACGCGATGCGAGCAGCCGTGCGAGATCGTGCGCGTCGGCGTCGCGGCGCGGGCGTTGGTCGCGCGCGCGCAGTGGACCGCGCCGGTCGGGCGAGTCGTCGCGCTGCGCGAGGACGCGACCGACGGGAGCGTCGTGCTCGCCACGAGCCGCGGCTGCGACGGCGACGGGTGCACCGACTGGAGCATCACCCGCGTCGCGTTCTGAGTGGTCCGAGCGTTGCTCGACCTCGCGTCGTGCACCGATTGCTTGCCACGATGTGCCTCGTTCTCGCCGGCGGCTGCGCCGACGCATCCGAGAGCGACACGACCTGCTCGTTCGATCACGCGACGCGCGAGCTGCGGTGCGTACGGTTCGTCGATCCGATCCCCGACGCAGCCGACGACGAGAGCCAGCGCGTGGTGCTCGTCCGAGTGGCGGAGGCCGCGCTCGACGGCGCGCCGCGCACGCTCCGCGCCACCACTGATCACGTGCTGACCGAGCTCAGCTTCGCAGGCGAGCGCTTCGACGAGAGCGCGCTCGAGGGCACCGTGCCCGCGGAAGGCCACGACGTCGCGATCGAACGCGTCATCGTGTGGGCCCGCGTGCACCTCGTGCGTACGGAGGAGCACGACCGCGTGGAGCTCGACGGCGAAGTCCGGATCGACGCAGCCGGGCACGGCGAGATCGACGTGACGTGGAGCGATCCCGCGTCGTCGCGCGCCGGCGAGGGCTCGCTGCGCGCGACGTTCTGATCAGCGGCCGCGCTGCGGCGCGAGCGGCGTGAGGGTCACGTCGACCTCGGCGGTCTTCGTGCCGTCCTCACCTTCGCGCCAGTCGCTCGGCATCACCGGCACACGCTGGAGCGCGTGCCCTTCGCGATAGACGAGCAGCTCGACGACCTCGTCGGTCCGCACGTTCTGCACCGTGACCTGCGGGGTGAAGCCGACGAGGAGATAGACCTTCGCGCCCGGCGGGTTCGTGACGACGCGGATCGACCCGAGCTCCGGGCTCGGCGCGCCCAGCGCGTCGCGCGGGAGGCGCGTGTCGCCGAGCACCATGCGATCGGCGGGCATGGCCTCGTCGCCGGTCTGCATCG is a window encoding:
- a CDS encoding dipeptidase, with the protein product MSAVVARANDRDAGDVARAAGVPREAVELAWSCEVIDLHLESFIPPRLWGYDLLARNRLGPLGGRFFGHLDVPRALEGGLTGAMWSIATNIARGASARPALLETNLRDLQRTLERSGAITAVRTPSEYRAARAQGKHAALLAVQGGNALEGAEENVASIGGGLITRVTLVHLSNSIYGDTSSPLRLRGDRGLTDAGREMVKRLNDAKVLVDLAHVSPKGFWDAVEVHDRAQPLIVTHTGASAVHPMWRNIDDDQIRAVADTGGVVAVIFHHAFLGRGVRDGRRVIDHLEAILRAGGEEAAAIGSDYDGAIIPPPDLRDGAHAYYRLVSYMLERGWKEDRIRRVLGENFLRSWSRLRA
- a CDS encoding SH3 domain-containing protein; its protein translation is MRALLALMIALAVPSIVHAQDPAPSTESTSEEDAPVGVFARVIVDRTVMRSGPGAAFRGVRSARRGDVFPIVERGTRGYWFRVELPDATHAWISGDAVYTHELSAEEASQGRFLPEVFAPAPLLQATGELHFGFGVLGVNDPNGFMTIRPTIYIAPEIGIEATLAAAVGEGGRLMIGTLGGLVNVFPDSPVVPFLAAGGGFVVSDPNADSFLLQSGVTGALYAGGGLRIAFRYRITLRLEARAWAIYEENRYVAQEELSAGFTVFF
- a CDS encoding DUF4266 domain-containing protein; this translates as MRLALVIVLVGALAEGCVTVRPEEREFLADPAMTFGSEGEAGAHEAHVLSNREGSYGAAGVTGGGCGCN
- a CDS encoding DUF3570 domain-containing protein, which gives rise to MLRAIAIACALLLLASSLASAQSGEIGVAGTLYHEGGGPLNMTVVTPGVSASVDPIEELTIRAGWEADIVSGASVAVVDAPAPEVDVISTATQLFDFRNVISGGAEVRSDYGAIRAGYAYGFENDYRSHAMTLGARAEAFERTAAFDISYARGWDEVCDVFQPRNQEPVDRRRLASSEGCFGDSPELTERPVELQTFQGSWTQAWAPIFTTQLTVTAQLVDGFQSNPYRAVWLGRTAAQEHHPDFRARYAAALGARLWLQPLSAALQANVRGYRDTWDVTSITAELAYEQVIEGALRIRVRGRYYNQTGAAFYSDDYALAPRGQFFTGDRELSPMWSTLVGAQIAYTISSGADGAALGFLRSFDLLLKGDWLHHDFPSFHYGRVAVPNVDGLIVTLALEAAF
- a CDS encoding mannose-1-phosphate guanylyltransferase; the protein is MTTKQHAWAVIMAGGSGTRFWPLSRKAHPKQLLPLAGSDASLLAETVRRIAPIIPAERVVVVTAEHLADATRAALPNVPAENVLAEPVGRNTAPCVGWAAAHVRRRDADGIVAVLAADHHIGDEPGFLTILERALGAAEHGELVTLGIKPTRPETGYGYLEVGEELGPGVYRARRFVEKPNRARAEQFLTSGSFLWNSGMFFFRASSVLDAIRVHLPGLGAALERFDHAAEQGREQDVVRAEYAALPSISIDHGVMEKEDRVVVVPGDFGWSDVGSWLTAWELAAKDAQNNAVAAGGASDDVVLVDATGSYVRAPQGKVVALIGVRDLVVVDTEDALLVVPRDRAQDVRAVVDALKARKRDDKL
- a CDS encoding phosphomannomutase/phosphoglucomutase, which translates into the protein MASIPNPFVFREYDVRGVADRDLSDDFALSLGRALGTFWARRGQRRVAVGRDCRLSSPRLHAALVRGILETGAQITDVGMVPTPLLYFSVFHLGLDGGVQITGSHNPPEDNGFKIMSGKGTLSGEEILELRRIIEQDDFAIIGERAIGAPGTRTELDILPAYEGFVRGNVKMARTDLRFAIDAGNGAGGPAALGAMRAAGLEPIALLCEPDGAFPVHHPDPSLPENLEMLVATVRELGLELGIAFDGDADRIGVIDARGDTLWGDKLMIVFARDVLARRPGAAILGEVKCSQTLYDDVAKHGGRPILWKTGHSLIKKKMKEEHALLAGEMSGHVFFADRYFGYDDAIYAALRLLEIVARSDRPLHELLHDVPKTFATPEIRVDCADDRKFGIVERVRDHYRKTHDVIDVDGARILFGEGAWGLVRASNTQPVLVLRFEAGTPERLDAIQREVEALVAQTKEG
- a CDS encoding O-methyltransferase — encoded protein: MSTRAMGLAPELYEYVLASMPPEHPVLAWLREETAKLGGISRMQIGSDQGQLMALFVRMVAARKVLEIGCFTGYSSTAMALAMAPGGTLITCDVSEPYTKLAQQAWARAGVADRVSLRLAPALETCDALIAAGESGTFDLAFIDADKSNYDGYWERCMTLLRPGGVVLVDNVLWGGAVIDSTIDDEDTRAIRRLNGKVGRDPRVASAMIGVGDGLTIAVRL